One Idiomarina loihiensis L2TR genomic window carries:
- the pqiB gene encoding intermembrane transport protein PqiB yields the protein MTESSTTKVRKFSGISPVWIVPLLALAVALWMVWQDTRGTGPTITVAVGDAEGIEAGKTQVKVRNVDVGQVTEVRLSEDFSSAVIEVAMNEGTERMLNPETRIWVVKPRIGRQGISGLGTLLSGAYIRLQPGDSKEQQSHFKALEQPPVTSQETPGRRLNLTSEGQTSVTVGDSVQYQGFTVGQVEQSEFQVDERQTRYQIFVKAPYDELITENTRFWLQRGVSIQWNSQGLDLALGSIESLLGASVTFGVPEGQPRGDKLTSEQEFELFESLEEAKQQGYIHGIDYVVLLDESIAGLEKGAPVQFKGVRVGTVREVPLRWFPENGDEAPLKRIPILIRFEPERLRGLVADTDIENWERRLPELFKQGLRANIRASNLLTNTLFVDVRFYPNAGEKSGDDIFAGYPVMPAMASDFTRLEEKLTALLDKFNQLPLEQGLNDFSAAMSSVDSTARKLDSVSESLAAIVEQPQMKQLPQLLQQNLIQLKELTGSFNEGSPTRQQLNQTLTEIEQLSRELKPVIELLQEQPNSLIFSPSIEPDPEPKAYE from the coding sequence ATGACAGAGAGTTCAACGACTAAGGTCCGCAAATTTTCCGGCATATCACCGGTCTGGATTGTACCGCTGCTGGCTCTTGCTGTGGCGCTTTGGATGGTTTGGCAGGATACGCGCGGAACCGGGCCCACTATTACTGTGGCGGTAGGGGACGCGGAAGGCATCGAAGCCGGAAAAACTCAGGTGAAAGTTCGTAACGTAGACGTCGGACAGGTTACTGAAGTGCGCCTGTCGGAAGACTTTTCTTCGGCTGTTATAGAAGTGGCGATGAACGAAGGCACCGAGCGAATGTTAAACCCGGAGACCCGAATTTGGGTAGTAAAACCCAGAATTGGACGACAGGGAATTAGCGGGTTGGGAACTTTACTATCAGGTGCTTATATTCGTTTGCAGCCAGGAGACTCTAAGGAGCAGCAGTCGCATTTTAAAGCACTGGAACAGCCACCTGTTACTTCTCAGGAAACTCCAGGGCGCCGGTTAAATTTGACCAGCGAGGGGCAAACCAGCGTAACAGTAGGTGACTCAGTGCAATATCAAGGTTTCACCGTTGGTCAGGTAGAGCAGTCGGAGTTTCAGGTCGATGAACGACAAACTCGATATCAAATTTTTGTAAAGGCTCCTTATGATGAGCTTATTACCGAAAATACGCGGTTCTGGTTGCAGCGGGGCGTTTCTATTCAGTGGAATTCTCAGGGACTGGACTTGGCTTTGGGCTCCATCGAGTCCCTATTGGGAGCCAGTGTGACTTTTGGTGTTCCTGAAGGACAGCCACGGGGGGATAAGCTTACCAGTGAACAGGAGTTTGAGCTGTTTGAAAGTCTGGAGGAAGCAAAACAGCAAGGCTATATTCACGGTATTGATTACGTTGTTTTACTGGATGAGTCTATTGCGGGTCTTGAAAAAGGAGCTCCTGTTCAATTTAAAGGGGTGCGTGTTGGTACGGTAAGAGAGGTGCCGCTGCGTTGGTTCCCGGAAAACGGTGATGAAGCTCCTTTAAAACGTATTCCCATTCTTATTCGCTTTGAACCTGAGCGCCTAAGAGGGTTGGTGGCCGATACCGATATTGAAAACTGGGAAAGACGTTTGCCAGAATTATTTAAGCAGGGTTTAAGAGCGAATATCCGAGCCTCTAACTTGTTAACCAATACCTTATTTGTCGATGTTCGCTTTTATCCGAACGCTGGTGAGAAAAGTGGCGACGATATATTTGCCGGATACCCGGTTATGCCGGCAATGGCTAGTGACTTCACTCGACTGGAAGAAAAGTTAACGGCGCTATTGGATAAGTTCAATCAGTTGCCACTGGAGCAGGGACTTAATGACTTTTCGGCAGCGATGAGTTCGGTCGACAGTACGGCCAGGAAGCTTGATAGTGTGTCGGAAAGTTTGGCGGCTATTGTTGAGCAACCACAAATGAAGCAATTGCCTCAGTTATTGCAGCAAAATCTTATTCAGCTGAAAGAGCTTACCGGCAGTTTTAATGAAGGTTCCCCGACACGACAGCAGCTGAATCAAACGTTAACTGAAATTGAGCAGCTCTCACGTGAGTTAAAACCGGTAATTGAGTTGTTACAGGAACAGCCGAACTCGCTTATTTTTAGCCCATCTATAGAGCCCGATCCGGAGCCGAAAGCTTATGAATAG
- a CDS encoding PqiA/YebS family transporter subunit, with the protein MTSSRITQNEKNDVVGCPQCDWVSRRVVLSANERAECPRCGYILEHGKKAKHFTLVAIATSALVMLLASLSVDFIRYSAAGVEQSMTLLDTAWQLSYFHEKVLAVLVLLTVILIPFIYLVSLIWVYSHAKNAARNRSSLYLLRLTEHLKPWLMTDVFLLGTLVALVKISSLADIRLLEGFWSFSAFVVLLLFVYERVKQTPVWRHLIKTPQSAPDGQPGMTAFEQGLQTCPVCYALNSQNADTCYQCTEPQKTSWWRRPGTTVALITAGAIMLIPAHWLPVMETVRFGSDQPSTIIGGVTELWQSGDKPIAAIVFVASLVIPVAKVLVLITLLILARWQTPQTVRHRLILFKLTDWIGRWSMIDIFVVAILVALVRSGSVMSVYPGSAAVSFAAAVVLTMLAAMSFDTRLFWREADK; encoded by the coding sequence ATGACGTCGAGCAGGATAACGCAGAACGAAAAGAATGATGTTGTCGGCTGCCCTCAATGCGACTGGGTAAGCCGACGAGTCGTTCTTTCGGCGAATGAACGAGCTGAATGCCCACGTTGTGGGTACATTCTGGAGCATGGTAAGAAAGCAAAGCATTTTACTTTGGTGGCAATAGCCACCTCGGCTCTGGTCATGCTTTTAGCCAGTCTATCGGTCGACTTTATTCGTTATTCTGCGGCCGGTGTTGAACAGTCAATGACCCTACTGGACACTGCGTGGCAGCTTTCTTATTTTCACGAAAAAGTATTGGCTGTGTTAGTTCTTTTAACGGTTATTCTCATTCCGTTTATTTACCTGGTGAGCCTGATTTGGGTTTACAGTCATGCTAAAAACGCAGCACGAAACCGAAGTAGTCTATATTTACTGCGCTTAACCGAACATCTAAAACCCTGGTTAATGACCGACGTTTTCCTGCTTGGCACTTTGGTGGCGTTGGTTAAGATCTCCAGCCTGGCAGATATTCGCTTACTGGAGGGCTTCTGGAGCTTTAGCGCCTTTGTTGTGCTGTTACTTTTCGTTTATGAGCGGGTGAAACAGACACCCGTTTGGCGGCATTTGATTAAAACGCCACAGTCAGCACCTGACGGTCAACCCGGAATGACAGCATTTGAACAAGGGTTACAGACTTGCCCGGTATGTTATGCACTGAATTCTCAGAACGCTGATACTTGTTACCAATGCACAGAGCCACAGAAAACATCCTGGTGGCGTAGGCCAGGCACAACGGTCGCGTTAATTACTGCCGGCGCTATTATGTTAATTCCGGCGCATTGGTTACCGGTTATGGAAACCGTCCGATTTGGTAGCGACCAACCGTCAACCATAATTGGCGGAGTAACGGAGTTATGGCAAAGTGGGGATAAACCAATAGCGGCTATTGTTTTTGTCGCCAGTCTGGTTATACCTGTGGCTAAAGTACTGGTGCTGATAACTTTGCTAATATTAGCTCGCTGGCAAACCCCGCAAACGGTTCGCCACCGTCTTATTTTATTCAAACTGACGGACTGGATAGGGCGCTGGTCAATGATCGATATTTTTGTTGTTGCGATACTGGTAGCTTTGGTTCGTAGTGGTTCCGTTATGTCGGTTTACCCGGGCAGTGCTGCGGTTTCATTCGCGGCAGCTGTGGTTCTTACTATGCTTGCAGCGATGAGTTTTGATACACGCTTATTCTGGCGAGAGGCAGATAAATGA
- a CDS encoding cation:proton antiporter, with protein sequence MSDLSMLALIGVLSISCQWLAWRIKLPAILPLLICGLLLGPTLGLLEPDSLFEDLLFPFVSLAVAVILFEGSLTLKFEEIRGHGRMVTNLVSIGMLVTFVVIAILTHFIMGYGWEISALFGALVVVTGPTVIQPMIRSIRPINKLANILRWEGIIIDPLGALLAVLVYEFIIASQDVAFLHALQAFATTIALGFALGWGAARLLGLALGRGWFPHYLQNVATLTIVLGVFALSNAIQHESGLLTVTVMGMVMANTRNLNMEEILEFKETLSVLLISALFIILAARLDFAEFDALGIPAVILIAIILFAVRPLAVWLSAIGTELRFKDKVLLSWIAPRGIVAAAVSALFALKMEESGWTEAAAVVPLVFLVIMTTVVLQSLTAKPLARMLGLLEPQAKGFLIFGANQMARAVAKSIQESGIPVRLADTNWENIKLARMDNLPVYFGNPASEHAANNIDLTGLGQLLVMSPYKQLNPLVSMYYQDWFGSRKVHGLNGGEQDYRASHQLTENYRKTLNLFGDSVTYSKLASLHFKGAKIKSTPITDSFSFADYQQKYGTRALPMFALDDAEKLHIFTTERELIPQPGWTVIAMISAEPEENDVEQDNAERKE encoded by the coding sequence ATGTCTGACTTATCGATGCTTGCCCTGATTGGCGTATTGTCCATTAGTTGTCAGTGGTTGGCGTGGCGTATTAAGCTGCCGGCAATACTGCCGTTGTTAATTTGTGGCTTACTGCTAGGGCCCACTCTGGGGTTACTTGAACCAGACTCGCTATTTGAGGATTTACTCTTTCCTTTTGTCTCATTAGCGGTGGCGGTTATTTTATTTGAAGGCAGCCTGACCCTGAAATTTGAAGAAATTCGTGGTCATGGTCGCATGGTAACCAACCTGGTTAGCATCGGCATGCTGGTAACCTTTGTTGTTATCGCCATACTAACGCATTTTATTATGGGCTATGGCTGGGAAATTTCAGCCTTGTTCGGAGCCCTTGTTGTGGTCACAGGGCCGACCGTTATCCAGCCCATGATACGGTCTATCCGGCCGATTAATAAGTTAGCGAATATTTTGCGCTGGGAAGGCATTATTATTGATCCGCTGGGTGCCTTGCTCGCGGTACTGGTATACGAGTTTATTATTGCCAGCCAGGATGTTGCTTTCCTGCATGCTTTGCAGGCCTTTGCAACCACTATCGCTTTGGGCTTTGCTCTGGGTTGGGGCGCAGCGCGTTTGCTTGGCCTGGCTCTGGGGCGAGGCTGGTTTCCGCATTACTTACAGAACGTTGCTACCTTAACCATAGTGCTGGGTGTTTTCGCGCTATCTAATGCTATTCAGCATGAGTCTGGCTTATTGACCGTTACGGTCATGGGCATGGTTATGGCTAATACCCGTAATCTCAATATGGAAGAAATACTGGAGTTTAAAGAAACCCTCAGTGTGCTTCTTATTTCTGCGCTTTTCATTATTTTGGCAGCGCGGCTGGATTTTGCAGAGTTTGATGCGCTGGGGATACCCGCGGTTATTCTAATTGCCATTATTTTGTTTGCCGTGCGCCCTTTGGCTGTGTGGTTGTCTGCGATAGGAACAGAATTAAGATTTAAAGATAAGGTTTTATTATCCTGGATAGCGCCCCGCGGTATTGTTGCGGCGGCAGTTTCTGCATTATTTGCGTTAAAAATGGAAGAATCTGGCTGGACCGAAGCCGCGGCGGTTGTTCCACTGGTTTTTCTGGTGATAATGACCACCGTTGTATTGCAGAGTTTAACCGCGAAACCATTAGCCAGAATGCTTGGGCTGCTGGAACCACAAGCCAAAGGCTTCTTAATTTTCGGTGCTAACCAAATGGCGCGGGCCGTTGCAAAAAGCATACAGGAAAGCGGCATCCCCGTTCGTCTGGCTGATACTAACTGGGAAAACATCAAGTTAGCGCGGATGGATAATTTACCGGTGTATTTTGGTAATCCGGCATCTGAGCACGCCGCTAACAACATTGACCTAACTGGCCTTGGTCAACTGTTAGTTATGTCACCTTACAAACAGCTGAACCCCTTAGTGTCGATGTATTATCAGGACTGGTTTGGTTCCAGAAAAGTGCATGGCCTGAACGGTGGTGAGCAGGACTACCGGGCCAGCCACCAGTTGACTGAAAACTACCGCAAAACATTAAACTTGTTTGGCGACAGCGTAACTTATTCAAAACTTGCCAGCCTGCATTTTAAAGGCGCTAAAATTAAGTCGACACCTATTACCGACAGTTTTAGTTTTGCAGACTATCAGCAGAAGTATGGAACTCGTGCCTTGCCGATGTTTGCATTGGACGATGCCGAAAAACTCCATATCTTTACCACCGAAAGGGAATTGATACCGCAGCCGGGTTGGACGGTAATAGCCATGATTTCAGCGGAGCCTGAAGAAAATGACGTCGAGCAGGATAACGCAGAACGAAAAGAATGA
- a CDS encoding Fe(3+) ABC transporter substrate-binding protein yields the protein MRKFHSLLAIFAATSATLVSFTSAAAEVNIYSARKEALIKPVLEKFTEETGIEVNLLTGKADALLARLNSEGKNTPADLFLTVDAGALHRAVQADAFQAVSSDEINSAVPSHFRSTDNLWFGLSLRARPIFYSPERVNPDELESYLSLADDKWSDRICIRSSNNLYNQSLVAALIEHHGAEKTEEWAEDFVANFARKPVGGDRDQIKGVAFGVCDIAVANTYYFGHMLNSDDAEESAAAEKVKIFWPAQDKQGAHVNVSGIGITKHAKNVDEAQKLIEFLVSEESQKWYAQANYEYPVREGVEWSETLQQWGDFKQDDIEMDILGENNGDAVRLMNRAGWR from the coding sequence ATGCGTAAGTTTCATTCACTACTGGCAATATTTGCTGCGACTTCTGCGACACTGGTGTCCTTCACTAGCGCCGCCGCTGAAGTTAATATTTACTCAGCCCGCAAAGAAGCGCTGATTAAACCCGTGCTGGAAAAATTTACCGAAGAAACCGGCATCGAAGTTAATTTATTAACCGGTAAAGCGGACGCGCTACTTGCCCGACTTAACTCCGAAGGCAAAAATACCCCGGCAGATTTATTCTTAACCGTTGACGCAGGAGCTTTGCACCGTGCTGTTCAAGCCGACGCGTTCCAGGCGGTAAGCTCTGACGAAATTAATTCAGCCGTTCCTTCTCATTTTCGCTCTACCGACAACCTTTGGTTCGGATTAAGTTTACGCGCCCGCCCTATTTTTTACTCACCAGAGCGCGTTAACCCGGACGAACTGGAATCTTATTTAAGCCTGGCGGATGATAAGTGGAGCGACCGTATCTGCATCCGCTCTTCCAATAATTTGTACAACCAGTCGTTAGTTGCTGCGCTAATTGAACACCACGGCGCAGAAAAAACGGAAGAATGGGCTGAGGACTTTGTCGCAAACTTTGCCCGTAAACCGGTTGGCGGTGACCGTGACCAAATTAAAGGCGTTGCCTTTGGTGTTTGCGATATCGCAGTTGCTAATACCTACTACTTTGGCCATATGCTGAACTCTGATGACGCAGAAGAAAGTGCAGCGGCCGAAAAAGTGAAGATATTCTGGCCAGCTCAGGACAAACAAGGTGCCCATGTGAACGTTTCTGGTATAGGTATCACCAAACACGCTAAAAACGTTGACGAGGCTCAAAAGCTAATCGAGTTCCTGGTCTCTGAAGAGTCACAAAAATGGTATGCTCAGGCAAACTATGAATACCCGGTTCGCGAAGGCGTTGAGTGGAGTGAAACACTCCAGCAATGGGGTGACTTTAAGCAGGATGACATTGAAATGGATATTCTGGGTGAAAATAACGGCGACGCCGTGCGCTTAATGAACCGTGCCGGCTGGCGTTAA
- a CDS encoding ABC transporter permease — MNRGTLLLFAVAVLIGLPLIVVALSLLNPQWDTLQHLWQTVIPEYIGHSVILLFAVGTGVTLLGVSTAWCISQYDFPGWRWLSWALLLPLAMPAYITAYTYTGLLDYAGPVQGLLRDIFSVNIGEYWFPQIRSLNGAIFVLCIVLYPYVYLITRSAFMQQSTTAFESAKTLGASSLRSFWRVALPLARPAIATGVTLALMETLADYGTMEYFGVTVFTTGIFRTWYGIGDAQGALQLSALLLVFVIILIMVERYSRRRARFYQQRSATQPPQRRPLSGWRAALASLVCWLPVVLGFIIPATQLLWWSVQKSEIWQQSEFWVLTFNTLWLGLLAALITVALALWLAYGRRSHPTRPLRAAISLAGMGYAIPGIVIAVGLLSPLAWLDNQIIATSEWIFDFNPGLLFSGTVIALLFAYSVRFLSVSLQTVNSGLEQITPQMDDTARTLGASGKRILWRVHLPLLRSPLLAALILVLVDVMKELPATLVLRPFDFNTLAVRAFEMASDERLADAGPPALMIVAVGLIPVIMLSRALRSKTLKTGE; from the coding sequence ATGAACCGTGGCACGCTGTTGCTGTTTGCCGTCGCGGTCTTGATAGGGCTACCACTCATTGTGGTAGCTTTGTCGTTACTGAACCCTCAATGGGACACTCTGCAACATCTTTGGCAAACCGTGATACCGGAATACATCGGTCATTCAGTGATCTTATTATTCGCTGTCGGTACCGGTGTCACTTTGCTTGGGGTAAGTACTGCCTGGTGTATTAGTCAATACGACTTTCCTGGCTGGCGCTGGCTAAGCTGGGCGTTATTACTTCCATTAGCAATGCCCGCCTACATTACGGCCTATACCTATACCGGCCTGCTCGACTATGCAGGCCCTGTGCAAGGCCTTCTCCGGGACATTTTCTCCGTCAATATAGGTGAGTACTGGTTTCCGCAAATACGCAGTCTGAACGGTGCTATTTTTGTTCTCTGCATTGTTCTTTACCCCTACGTTTACCTTATTACCCGCTCCGCTTTCATGCAGCAATCGACAACCGCGTTTGAAAGTGCGAAAACCCTGGGTGCCAGCTCATTAAGAAGTTTTTGGAGAGTTGCTCTGCCACTGGCGCGTCCGGCTATAGCAACCGGCGTCACTCTGGCGTTAATGGAAACTCTGGCCGATTACGGCACCATGGAATACTTCGGAGTCACGGTATTTACCACAGGTATTTTCCGCACCTGGTACGGTATTGGTGATGCGCAGGGAGCGCTGCAGCTATCGGCTTTACTGCTGGTATTTGTCATTATTTTGATAATGGTCGAGCGTTACTCAAGACGCCGGGCTCGTTTTTATCAGCAGCGTTCTGCAACCCAACCTCCTCAACGCCGGCCATTAAGCGGCTGGCGGGCGGCGCTGGCTTCGCTGGTTTGCTGGCTACCCGTCGTGCTTGGTTTTATTATACCGGCAACACAACTCCTCTGGTGGTCGGTTCAGAAGTCTGAAATATGGCAGCAAAGCGAATTCTGGGTGCTAACCTTTAACACGCTTTGGTTGGGTTTATTAGCCGCATTAATCACTGTCGCTCTGGCGTTATGGCTTGCTTATGGTCGCCGTAGCCACCCTACCCGTCCCTTGCGGGCCGCTATCAGCCTGGCGGGCATGGGCTACGCTATTCCCGGTATTGTTATAGCGGTTGGGTTGTTGTCACCTTTAGCCTGGCTTGATAATCAAATTATCGCTACTAGTGAATGGATATTTGACTTTAATCCCGGGCTATTATTTTCCGGTACCGTTATCGCGCTTTTATTTGCCTACAGCGTTCGGTTTTTATCCGTGTCATTGCAAACCGTTAACTCGGGGCTGGAACAAATTACACCGCAAATGGACGATACAGCGCGAACTCTGGGCGCCAGCGGTAAACGTATTTTATGGCGGGTTCATTTGCCGTTGCTCCGCAGCCCGTTGCTGGCTGCGCTAATTTTAGTACTGGTTGATGTCATGAAAGAACTACCGGCCACGCTGGTGTTACGTCCGTTTGACTTTAACACCCTGGCGGTGCGCGCATTTGAAATGGCGTCAGATGAACGCTTAGCCGATGCCGGGCCACCCGCATTGATGATTGTCGCAGTCGGGTTAATTCCGGTTATTATGCTGTCCCGGGCCTTACGCAGCAAAACACTGAAAACAGGAGAGTAA
- a CDS encoding ABC transporter ATP-binding protein — MSTLLKIDAVSIQLSGDLIVDRLSLSLEPGDIGCLLGPSGCGKTTLLRAIAGFIPVSSGQVELHGKTVSSGRVQIPTEQRQVGMMFQDFSLFPHLTVADNIRFGINRLPKKQQEERVKELLIRIGLNGYQNRYPHELSGGQQQRIALARALAPKPKLMLLDEPFSSLDAELREVLAHDVRRLLKEEGITALLVTHDQQEAFAMADKSGVMYSGQLLQWETPYALYHQPTHQLVADFIGRGVLLNGEIREHQLHCAFGIIEHSQLHNKPDMSVNFLVRPDDVLINNDSSMQAIVVGCGFRGSHYLYTLELADTSHVLAVGPSHQPLKTGEQIGIDIDFDHLVVFDSSLCELPD; from the coding sequence ATGAGCACATTACTGAAGATTGACGCAGTCAGCATCCAGCTCTCCGGTGACCTCATCGTAGACAGACTGAGTTTGTCTCTGGAGCCAGGTGATATTGGCTGCCTGCTCGGCCCCAGCGGCTGTGGTAAAACCACTTTGCTGCGCGCTATAGCCGGTTTTATTCCGGTTTCCAGTGGACAGGTTGAGCTGCATGGAAAAACCGTCTCATCCGGCCGGGTGCAAATACCAACCGAGCAAAGACAAGTGGGTATGATGTTTCAGGACTTTTCATTGTTCCCGCACTTAACCGTGGCCGACAATATTCGTTTTGGCATTAATCGTTTACCTAAAAAACAGCAGGAAGAGCGAGTTAAAGAGCTACTCATCCGCATTGGTCTTAACGGTTATCAAAATCGCTACCCGCACGAGCTATCCGGAGGGCAACAACAACGTATTGCTCTGGCCCGTGCTCTGGCTCCGAAACCTAAACTGATGCTGCTTGATGAGCCCTTCTCCAGTCTTGATGCCGAACTACGCGAAGTTCTGGCTCACGACGTAAGACGATTGCTAAAAGAAGAAGGTATTACCGCCTTGCTGGTTACTCATGATCAGCAGGAAGCCTTTGCCATGGCAGATAAATCGGGCGTCATGTATTCAGGTCAGCTACTGCAGTGGGAAACGCCTTATGCCCTTTATCATCAACCAACGCATCAACTGGTCGCCGACTTTATTGGCCGCGGCGTTTTGCTCAATGGCGAAATAAGAGAACATCAATTACATTGTGCATTTGGAATCATAGAGCACTCTCAGTTGCACAACAAACCCGACATGAGTGTTAACTTTTTAGTTCGCCCCGATGATGTATTAATTAATAACGATAGCAGTATGCAGGCCATAGTGGTTGGCTGCGGTTTTCGTGGTTCTCATTATCTCTATACTCTGGAGCTGGCCGACACCAGTCACGTGCTGGCTGTAGGTCCTTCGCATCAACCGTTAAAGACAGGCGAACAAATCGGGATTGATATCGACTTTGATCACTTAGTGGTATTCGACTCGTCTTTGTGCGAATTGCCTGACTAA
- a CDS encoding CorA family divalent cation transporter: protein MDFLIDAWDFSQHPAKQLQSPSSAAENTWFHFQRDADGLTEWLTQAGIPEPLIDAVLEEDTRPRFQRLPDGFMLLLRGVNLNTGESPEDMLSLRLLYYKGALYSFRKRPFLSIAKLREQLDQQMGPESLHDFIVALIEQLNLRIEDVVSSAEQQLEVIEGEGFDNTASVQIKLTALHRRLLRLNRFIRPQLAALEKLSTETEKVMSTELHQWLINERDTTQRLFEQIDLMLEQVWMQREQLQQAIAEKMNRNTYWLSVIAGVFLPLSFLTGVFGINIGGMPGVESEGAFMIFCGALVIIAIVEFLLLRRLRFW, encoded by the coding sequence ATGGATTTTTTAATTGACGCCTGGGATTTCAGTCAGCATCCCGCAAAACAACTTCAGTCGCCATCGAGCGCCGCAGAAAACACCTGGTTTCATTTTCAGCGTGATGCCGATGGGTTGACCGAGTGGTTAACTCAAGCCGGTATACCTGAGCCTCTGATTGATGCGGTACTGGAAGAAGACACCCGCCCTCGTTTTCAGCGTTTACCCGACGGTTTCATGCTGTTGCTACGGGGCGTTAATTTAAACACCGGCGAATCTCCCGAAGACATGCTCAGCCTGCGCTTACTCTATTATAAAGGCGCGTTGTACAGTTTTCGTAAGCGCCCTTTTTTATCCATAGCAAAATTGCGTGAGCAACTTGACCAACAAATGGGGCCGGAGTCGTTACACGACTTTATCGTTGCCCTAATTGAGCAACTGAACTTACGAATTGAAGATGTGGTGTCCTCGGCAGAACAGCAACTGGAAGTCATTGAAGGTGAAGGCTTTGATAATACGGCATCGGTTCAGATAAAACTCACCGCTTTGCATCGTCGTCTGTTACGCCTTAACCGCTTTATCCGCCCGCAGTTGGCCGCTTTAGAAAAACTCAGTACCGAAACCGAAAAGGTTATGAGCACAGAGTTGCACCAGTGGCTTATCAATGAGCGCGATACCACTCAGCGCTTATTCGAGCAAATTGACCTGATGCTGGAGCAAGTCTGGATGCAGCGCGAGCAACTGCAGCAGGCCATAGCCGAAAAAATGAATCGCAACACCTATTGGCTCTCGGTTATTGCCGGAGTGTTTTTACCTCTCAGTTTTTTAACCGGTGTTTTTGGAATAAACATTGGTGGCATGCCCGGGGTAGAAAGTGAAGGTGCATTTATGATTTTCTGTGGTGCGCTGGTAATTATCGCTATTGTCGAATTCCTGTTGTTGAGACGCCTGAGATTCTGGTAA